One genomic segment of Cardinium endosymbiont of Philonthus spinipes includes these proteins:
- a CDS encoding PAAR domain-containing protein, which translates to MPPAAVLLNKHICPMVTPGVPPIPHVTGGMIMLGCPTVLIGKLPAARMGDTMLCNGPPPHPDTIIKGSLTVLIGKKPAARLGDTTSMGGMIVQGCPTVMIGG; encoded by the coding sequence ATGCCACCTGCAGCTGTATTATTAAATAAACATATATGCCCTATGGTTACGCCAGGTGTTCCACCTATTCCGCACGTTACTGGAGGAATGATTATGTTGGGTTGCCCCACTGTTTTAATCGGTAAGCTTCCTGCAGCAAGAATGGGAGACACGATGCTATGCAATGGGCCTCCACCCCATCCAGATACCATTATAAAAGGCTCCTTAACCGTTTTAATAGGTAAAAAACCAGCGGCGCGTTTAGGCGATACAACAAGTATGGGAGGAATGATAGTACAGGGGTGTCCTACGGTAATGATTGGTGGGTAA
- a CDS encoding gliding motility lipoprotein GldD, with the protein MSCPSKLRFRFKTHIGLATTLAIIFLGLLSYWATHRTHQIYMPKPIGYCRINLPEQRYQSLTNDFPYRFEYSIHAQLRPPTSKYKMDYWINLYYPDFDATIYLSYQSVRGNHAILRGLCESARILASKHQVQASSIEESIIQTPKGYQVHVIELFGQVPTPFQFYTTDGQKHFLRGALYFKTATQSDFLAPVIAFIKKDIIHMLHTLEWKK; encoded by the coding sequence ATGTCATGCCCCAGCAAGCTACGTTTTAGATTTAAAACACATATTGGTTTAGCTACCACATTAGCCATTATCTTTTTGGGCCTGTTAAGCTATTGGGCTACCCATCGTACTCATCAAATCTATATGCCCAAGCCAATTGGTTATTGTAGAATTAATCTACCAGAACAGCGCTATCAGTCCCTTACAAATGACTTCCCCTATCGGTTTGAATATTCTATACATGCGCAGCTGCGCCCCCCTACAAGCAAGTATAAAATGGACTACTGGATTAACCTGTATTACCCTGATTTTGACGCTACTATTTACCTTTCTTATCAATCGGTTAGGGGCAACCATGCAATATTGCGTGGACTGTGTGAAAGTGCGCGTATATTGGCTTCCAAGCACCAAGTACAAGCTTCCTCTATAGAAGAAAGCATTATTCAAACCCCTAAAGGGTACCAAGTGCATGTAATAGAGCTCTTTGGTCAGGTGCCTACGCCATTTCAATTTTATACTACAGATGGCCAAAAACATTTTTTGCGGGGTGCGCTTTATTTTAAAACAGCTACTCAAAGTGATTTTTTAGCACCAGTAATAGCCTTTATTAAAAAAGATATCATACATATGCTGCATACCTTAGAGTGGAAAAAATAA
- a CDS encoding GPW/gp25 family protein — MEDDNNFLDTGWKFPPSFNHHSSTVDMVNGLSDIKESLIILMRTRVGERIVEAQYGCDLTPLAFQQLDLNLETFMVNNIKQTIAEHEPRVEVLDVQLTTPNDGEGAIDIHVRYKVKKLDVEETIQYSYHPIFNK; from the coding sequence ATGGAAGATGACAACAATTTCTTGGATACAGGATGGAAGTTTCCACCTTCTTTTAACCATCATAGTAGCACAGTAGATATGGTGAATGGGTTAAGCGACATTAAAGAAAGTTTAATCATTCTAATGCGTACTAGGGTAGGTGAGCGCATTGTAGAAGCGCAATATGGTTGTGATTTAACGCCACTTGCCTTCCAGCAACTCGATCTTAACCTGGAAACCTTTATGGTCAATAACATTAAACAGACCATTGCAGAACATGAGCCTAGAGTGGAGGTGCTTGATGTCCAATTAACTACACCAAATGATGGAGAAGGGGCTATCGATATTCATGTAAGGTATAAAGTAAAAAAACTAGATGTAGAAGAAACCATCCAATATAGCTACCACCCTATCTTTAATAAATAG
- the vgrG gene encoding type VI secretion system tip protein VgrG, protein MATTLIGGCIQYNIKVGSKTLDSSYPIQSITVDKSINKIPYAKIVLHDGNIDSQTFSIANDKVFPIGDTITIQAGYNNGLAQLFKGVVAKLAIQSRSTGLSTLTITCRDVAYKTTLTPKTMHFAKSKDSDLLKKILSGYSGLSHKIETTTIVHENIAQHEISDWDFLNIRAEANGQIVVVNDGTISVKKPKTTGTGALSYIYGKDIIDFDIAIDAKDPWSAATALSWNSSKQNKVTEKASDPGEQSTGDLSYKKLTTAAQPGTVSISHGGILDPLEIKTLATGLLNRSRIAKIKGSVTVAGNAALHHDGLITIKKGATHFEGNIYISGIQHIISDGNWQTILTLGLDAQRYMHKYHDIGTLPAAGMMPPMHGLQLGIVKQITQDPQKNHRILVQLPLIQDKPKEGIWCRLASFYATGGAGTFFIPEPEDEVVVGFVNDDIRFPIILGSLYSGKHTPPKTVDPKNSFKSFISREKLEFNFHDDKEGPEIIIKTPKGGVIQISDKKKNLEIVDQNGNKVVLSNDGINLTSSKAINLSARGDITIKSASGSVAISGAKDVNLKSMNINAQASMKAILSGNASTEVKSGMATIIKGTTVLIN, encoded by the coding sequence ATGGCAACAACTCTAATAGGTGGTTGTATTCAGTACAATATCAAAGTGGGTTCTAAAACACTAGATTCCAGTTACCCTATACAATCCATAACAGTGGATAAAAGCATTAATAAAATCCCTTATGCAAAAATAGTTTTGCATGATGGTAACATTGATTCACAAACTTTTTCTATTGCCAATGATAAAGTTTTCCCCATTGGTGATACGATTACCATACAAGCCGGCTATAACAATGGATTAGCGCAACTATTCAAAGGTGTAGTAGCCAAACTGGCCATTCAGTCTAGGTCAACAGGGTTATCTACCTTAACCATAACTTGTAGAGATGTCGCCTATAAGACTACCCTTACACCTAAAACGATGCATTTTGCAAAGAGCAAGGATAGTGACCTTTTAAAAAAAATTTTGAGTGGTTATAGTGGCTTAAGCCATAAAATCGAAACGACCACTATTGTACATGAAAATATTGCTCAGCATGAAATATCAGATTGGGACTTTCTAAATATTCGCGCCGAAGCAAATGGTCAGATCGTAGTGGTGAATGATGGTACCATTTCAGTTAAAAAACCTAAAACAACTGGAACAGGCGCCTTGAGCTATATCTATGGAAAAGATATTATTGACTTTGATATTGCAATAGACGCAAAAGACCCCTGGTCAGCTGCTACTGCCCTCTCCTGGAATAGTAGTAAACAAAATAAAGTTACTGAAAAAGCCAGTGATCCAGGAGAACAGTCTACAGGAGACCTTTCCTATAAAAAATTAACCACTGCGGCTCAACCCGGTACCGTGTCTATATCCCACGGTGGTATACTAGATCCTTTAGAAATTAAAACATTGGCAACTGGCTTGCTAAACCGGAGCAGAATCGCCAAAATAAAAGGCAGTGTTACCGTTGCAGGTAACGCGGCATTACATCATGATGGACTGATAACCATTAAAAAGGGAGCAACTCATTTTGAGGGAAATATTTATATATCTGGAATTCAACATATTATATCAGATGGAAATTGGCAAACTATATTAACCTTAGGGCTAGACGCACAACGGTACATGCACAAATACCATGACATTGGTACACTTCCAGCAGCCGGCATGATGCCTCCTATGCATGGTCTACAACTGGGTATTGTCAAGCAAATTACACAAGATCCTCAAAAGAACCACCGGATTTTAGTACAATTACCTTTGATACAAGACAAACCCAAAGAGGGCATCTGGTGTCGTTTAGCTTCATTTTATGCCACGGGGGGGGCAGGAACGTTTTTTATTCCGGAACCAGAAGATGAAGTAGTAGTAGGTTTTGTCAATGACGATATTCGTTTTCCTATTATTCTAGGCTCCCTTTATAGTGGTAAACATACGCCACCTAAAACGGTTGATCCTAAAAATTCCTTTAAATCGTTTATTTCTAGAGAAAAATTAGAATTTAACTTTCACGACGATAAGGAAGGACCTGAAATCATTATTAAAACACCCAAAGGAGGCGTGATCCAGATATCCGATAAGAAAAAAAACCTTGAAATAGTAGACCAAAATGGTAATAAAGTGGTTTTAAGTAACGATGGCATCAACCTAACCAGCAGTAAAGCAATTAACTTGAGTGCAAGGGGGGATATCACGATAAAGTCAGCAAGTGGCAGTGTAGCAATAAGTGGTGCAAAAGATGTAAACTTGAAAAGTATGAATATCAATGCGCAGGCTTCTATGAAGGCTATCTTAAGCGGCAATGCCAGTACAGAAGTAAAATCTGGTATGGCTACGATTATCAAAGGTACGACTGTGCTCATAAATTAA